In Lotus japonicus ecotype B-129 chromosome 5, LjGifu_v1.2, one genomic interval encodes:
- the LOC130719141 gene encoding UDP-glycosyltransferase 73C4-like, whose protein sequence is MATTPLNAARIRPMLHLSTTAPEPHNIQLVELHVPLLESGLPKGCESMELVPSRNLIRNFLEAFSKLQKQVEQLIEEMKPAPTCLLVDKHLHWTQDVSRKFQIPRLLFDGTCCFYLLSIHNLLKSKSYNESVPDSQPIMVPSLPHKIELTISQLPLDLNPESQDFSDIHQKIRASEEGAYGMVVNSFQDLELDYVKEYKKVKDGKVWCIGPVSLSYRGEQDLAKRGNKATVDENFCMKWLDSWPPRSVVYVCLGTLNRLALVQFKELALSLEACNKPFIWVMREDYSGEGEKWLLEDGYEERTKGRGFIIRGWAPQVSILSHPAIGVFLTHCGWNSTLEAICAGVPMVTWPMFGDQFLNQKLIVQILGVGEELGNEVFVPIGKQDKFGAMIKGEKILEAIDKVMGEGTQKGEKRERARKLAKLAKQSMEAGRSSYENLKMLVEDIAKLAFGNPPQ, encoded by the coding sequence ATGGCCACCACACCCCTCAACGCTGCCCGAATCAGACCCAtgctccacctctccaccaccgCACCTGAACCCCACAATATCCAACTCGTAGAACTCCATGTTCCATTGCTCGAATCAGGCCTCCCAAAAGGATGTGAAAGCATGGAGCTAGTCCCCTCAAGAAACCTCATCAGAAACTTCCTAGAAGCCTTCAGCAAGTTGCAAAAACAAGTAGAGCAGTTAATCGAGGAGATGAAACCCGCACCAACTTGTCTTCTTGTTGATAAACATCTCCACTGGACACAAGATGTTAGTAGAAAGTTCCAAATACCAAGGCTTCTGTTTGATGGAACTTGCTGCTTTTATCTCCTGTCAATCCACAATTTGCTGAAATCAAAATCTTATAATGAGAGTGTCCCTGACTCTCAGCCTATTATGGTTCCTAGTTTGCCTCACAAAATTGAGTTAACAATATCACAACTTCCATTAGACTTGAATCCAGAGTCACAGGACTTCAGtgatattcatcagaagataaGAGCTTCTGAAGAAGGAGCTTATGGGATGGTTGTCAATAGCTTCCAAGATTTGGAGTTAGATTATGTCAAAGAATATAAAAAGGTTAAAGATGGAAAAGTATGGTGTATTGGTCCTGTTTCACTATCCTATAGAGGAGAACAAGATTTGGCTAAAAGAGGTAACAAAGCCACTGTTGATGAAAACTTTTGCATGAAATGGCTTGATTCATGGCCACCAAGATCAGTTGTTTATGTTTGTCTAGGAACACTTAATCGTCTTGCTCTTGTGCAATTCAAGGAACTGGCTTTGAGCTTAGAAGCTTGCAACAAGCCATTCATTTGGGTGATGAGAGAAGATTactctggagaaggagagaagTGGTTGTTAGAGGATGGGTATGAGGAGAGGACAAAAGGAAGAGGATTTATAATCCGTGGTTGGGCACCGCAAGTTTCGATTCTTTCACATCCCGCTATAGGAGTGTTCTTGACTCATTGTGGTTGGAATTCAACTCTAGAAGCCATTTGTGCTGGTGTTCCAATGGTAACTTGGCCTATGTTTGGTGATCAGTTTTTGAATCAGAAATTGATTGTGCAAATATTGGGTGTTGGTGAAGAACTAGGAAATGAGGTTTTTGTCCCTATTGGGAAACAAGACAAGTTTGGAGCCATGATTAAGGGGGAGAAAATCTTAGAGGCTATAGACAAGGTTATGGGTGAAGGAACTCAAAAgggagagaaaagagaaagggcTAGAAAGCTTGCAAAGTTGGCAAAGCAATCTATGGAAGCTGGAAGATCTTCTTATGAAAACTTGAAAATGCTAGTAGAGGACATTGCAAAACTAGCCTTTGGAAATCCACCACAATAA